In the Orenia marismortui DSM 5156 genome, one interval contains:
- a CDS encoding alpha/beta hydrolase: MKNILFVIISFVLLITYNHKADAISINSDEKIVDGYVVKEYQGISNLELIKDFDIPQFKGVKRDLLVYLPVGYKESNKRYPVLYMHDAQNLFTIDSANYGGWQINKTLERLIAEDRTEGVIIVGVYNDGSNRASEYSPWEYWLFYNKIKNPLGEEYVDFIVNKLKPYIDKNYRTLSDRENTGIAGSSLGGLISFYAGLRYQNVFSKIGVFSPYFTAEKAKIKEVYNFSKKVGKRENMKICFYVGGKEFGRTEYDKNYLEATKEMYNLLKDIGFDENELRLLVDKKAVHNERYWAKYFPEIFLWLYE; the protein is encoded by the coding sequence ATGAAAAACATATTATTTGTGATTATAAGTTTTGTATTATTAATAACTTATAATCACAAGGCTGATGCAATTAGTATTAATTCAGACGAAAAGATTGTAGATGGTTATGTAGTCAAAGAATATCAAGGAATAAGCAATTTAGAGCTGATTAAAGATTTTGATATACCTCAGTTTAAAGGGGTGAAGAGAGATCTGTTGGTTTATTTACCTGTAGGATATAAAGAATCTAATAAGAGATATCCAGTATTATATATGCATGATGCCCAGAACCTCTTCACAATTGATTCAGCAAATTATGGAGGATGGCAGATAAATAAAACTTTGGAAAGGTTAATAGCAGAAGACCGAACAGAAGGTGTAATAATAGTAGGTGTCTATAATGATGGATCTAATAGGGCTAGTGAGTATTCACCTTGGGAGTATTGGTTGTTTTATAATAAAATTAAAAATCCATTGGGAGAGGAGTATGTAGATTTTATTGTTAATAAATTAAAACCATATATAGATAAGAATTACAGGACATTATCTGACAGAGAAAATACAGGAATTGCCGGAAGTTCTTTAGGCGGACTAATATCTTTTTATGCTGGTTTAAGGTATCAAAATGTTTTTTCCAAGATAGGAGTTTTTTCTCCTTATTTTACTGCTGAAAAAGCTAAGATTAAAGAAGTATATAATTTCTCTAAAAAAGTAGGCAAAAGAGAGAATATGAAAATTTGTTTTTATGTGGGCGGTAAAGAGTTTGGAAGAACAGAATATGATAAAAATTATTTAGAGGCTACTAAAGAAATGTATAATTTACTAAAAGATATAGGTTTTGATGAGAATGAACTAAGATTACTAGTAGATAAAAAAGCAGTTCATAATGAGAGGTATTGGGCTAAGTATTTTCCTGAAATCTTTTTATGGCTGTATGAATAG
- a CDS encoding alpha/beta hydrolase-fold protein, which translates to MRKINMIILILLVSVLLLMTTNSLALAQKSDELYSVTFKVTVPKNTPLEDNIYVVGDFNEWPDKGGMKLTRNEDYTYSFTLTKAANTIIQYKFTRGDWSKVEEKKNGKDIHNRVYTFKEDNQVVELKIGRWTDLGNKSSKGVTVGDKVNSISTVTFKVTVPNNTPLEDNIYAAGTFNDWPDKGGRKLNRNEDYTYSFTLTKPIGNIIQYKLTRGDWSKVEVQENGTDIYNRMYTFSKEDQTVEIKVARWADLGRKSPKVMTIGDKLNSTVSGNIKVVKKFNSKKLDRKPDIQIYLPSDYNKGNKRYPVLYMQDGQNLFDNTIADDLEWKADETAEKLFKKSKIDGIIIVGVNHAESNRSIEYSPWTDEPYINNAMGDKYLEFLVEELKPYIDKNYRTLSDRENTGIAGSEMGALISFYGGLKYQNVFSKIGAFSPAFWIANGRIYDSVMEIGKEEEMDIYLYTGGKELGKSQLDRQVVNNNYYMADLLKESGFSSDEVKLVVDPKGTQDEKYWSKWFENGLLWLYKK; encoded by the coding sequence TTGAGAAAGATAAATATGATAATATTAATATTATTAGTATCTGTTTTATTATTAATGACTACTAATTCTTTGGCTTTAGCTCAAAAAAGTGATGAGCTTTATTCAGTAACCTTTAAAGTAACAGTCCCTAAAAATACACCTTTGGAGGATAATATATATGTTGTGGGTGATTTTAATGAATGGCCTGATAAAGGTGGTATGAAGTTAACTCGAAATGAAGATTATACTTATAGCTTTACTTTGACTAAAGCAGCTAATACTATAATTCAATACAAGTTTACTAGAGGAGATTGGTCTAAGGTAGAAGAGAAGAAGAATGGTAAAGATATTCATAATAGAGTTTATACTTTCAAAGAAGATAATCAAGTTGTAGAACTTAAAATAGGTAGATGGACTGATCTTGGAAATAAGTCATCGAAAGGAGTTACTGTAGGTGATAAAGTAAATAGTATATCTACAGTAACTTTTAAGGTAACAGTTCCTAATAATACACCTTTAGAAGATAATATATATGCTGCTGGAACTTTTAATGACTGGCCTGATAAAGGTGGTAGAAAGTTAAATAGAAATGAAGACTATACTTATAGTTTTACCTTGACTAAACCGATTGGGAATATAATTCAGTATAAGCTGACTAGAGGAGATTGGTCTAAGGTAGAAGTGCAGGAGAATGGAACAGATATTTACAACAGAATGTATACTTTTTCAAAAGAAGATCAAACTGTAGAAATCAAAGTAGCTAGATGGGCTGATTTAGGAAGGAAGTCTCCTAAAGTGATGACTATAGGAGATAAGCTAAATAGTACGGTCAGTGGTAATATTAAAGTTGTTAAGAAATTTAATAGTAAAAAGTTAGATAGAAAACCTGATATTCAAATTTATTTACCATCTGACTACAATAAAGGTAATAAAAGATACCCAGTACTTTATATGCAAGATGGTCAAAATCTTTTTGATAATACAATAGCTGATGATTTGGAATGGAAAGCTGATGAGACAGCAGAAAAGCTATTTAAGAAATCTAAAATTGATGGTATTATAATAGTAGGTGTAAATCATGCTGAAAGTAATAGAAGTATAGAGTATTCTCCATGGACAGATGAACCATATATAAACAATGCTATGGGTGATAAATATTTAGAATTTTTAGTTGAGGAGTTAAAGCCTTATATTGATAAAAATTATAGAACCTTATCTGATAGAGAGAATACAGGAATTGCAGGAAGTGAAATGGGAGCATTAATCTCTTTTTATGGGGGGTTAAAATATCAGAATGTTTTCTCTAAAATAGGAGCATTTTCGCCAGCATTTTGGATTGCTAATGGAAGAATTTATGATTCAGTAATGGAAATTGGTAAAGAAGAAGAAATGGATATCTATTTATATACTGGAGGAAAAGAGTTAGGTAAGTCACAACTTGATAGACAAGTTGTTAATAATAATTACTATATGGCAGATTTACTTAAAGAATCAGGTTTTTCTTCAGATGAAGTAAAATTAGTTGTAGATCCAAAAGGAACTCAAGACGAGAAATATTGGTCTAAGTGGTTTGAAAATGGATTGTTATGGCTATATAAAAAGTAA
- a CDS encoding HD domain-containing protein, protein MDFNNKLLKLISPQLKRYIEENIISLYHKFDKAHNINHVDKVIKASLELAQILSKNLDIAYTIAAYHDIGLGFFPHNKKKSREYHHKYSKILTEQDTTLKEFFSIEKIKIIAQACHDHRASLQGTPKSIYGKIIADADRIDGLEIKEMIIRCWNYTISYNPELSLDQRYKEIYSHLKEKYGDNGYAYNSFYLKESKNIVKEEIKNSQRILSCNENFKSLFNQLLAEKKLLK, encoded by the coding sequence ATGGATTTTAATAATAAGTTATTAAAATTAATTAGCCCACAATTGAAGAGATATATCGAAGAAAATATAATAAGCTTATATCATAAATTTGATAAAGCACATAATATCAATCATGTAGATAAAGTCATTAAAGCATCTTTAGAGCTAGCGCAAATTTTATCAAAGAATTTAGACATAGCTTATACTATTGCAGCTTATCATGATATTGGTTTAGGCTTCTTCCCTCACAATAAAAAGAAAAGTAGAGAATATCACCATAAATATTCAAAAATACTTACTGAACAAGATACCACATTGAAGGAGTTTTTTAGTATAGAAAAAATCAAAATAATTGCTCAAGCTTGCCATGATCACCGAGCTTCATTGCAAGGTACTCCTAAATCAATTTATGGAAAGATAATAGCAGATGCAGATAGAATAGATGGATTAGAAATTAAAGAAATGATTATAAGATGTTGGAACTATACCATAAGTTATAATCCAGAACTATCCCTTGATCAAAGATATAAAGAAATATATAGCCATTTAAAAGAAAAATACGGAGATAATGGTTACGCTTATAATTCCTTTTATTTAAAAGAAAGCAAGAACATTGTTAAAGAAGAAATAAAAAATTCACAAAGAATATTATCCTGTAATGAAAATTTCAAAAGTTTGTTTAACCAATTACTAGCGGAAAAGAAACTATTAAAATAA
- a CDS encoding glycoside hydrolase family 32 protein has translation MSKEKKERLLIKANKAIKENRDKVENDYYRLRYHVMAPVGWLNDPNGFIQFNGEYHLCHQFNPVYPEDKLIYWGHYKSKDLVHWEELPIALTPSEWYETHGCYSGSAFDNDGVLTLMYTGNVKDEEGNRETYQCLAITEDGINFEKLGPVIENQPQGYTRHFRDPKVWKKDGVWYMVIGTQTVDLAGRVLLYKSNNLKQWQLVGEVVGSQLGDFGYMWECPDLFELGDKDVLLFLPQGVEAKDHLYNNIYQAGYVVGELDYETGIMEHGDFKELDRGFDFYAAQTTIDDKGRRIMIAWMGLPEEDENYAERENAWIHCMTIPRVLELGEDKQLIQKPIQELKTLRENYRAYSNILINNQEIELEGISGDVVELIAEFEIEDIEEFGIKVRCSAENNEETLISYNPADNKISLDRDKSGAGGKGIRQCYLEDNNNLKLHLFLDRSSLELFVNDGREVFSSRIYPRKDSRSIKFFAIGGSVNLRRIEKWDLKNK, from the coding sequence ATGAGTAAAGAGAAAAAAGAAAGACTATTAATTAAAGCCAATAAAGCTATTAAAGAGAATAGAGATAAAGTAGAAAATGATTATTATAGATTAAGGTATCATGTAATGGCACCAGTCGGATGGTTGAATGATCCAAATGGATTTATTCAATTTAATGGGGAATATCACTTGTGTCATCAGTTTAACCCAGTATATCCAGAAGACAAATTAATTTATTGGGGGCATTATAAGAGTAAAGATCTTGTGCATTGGGAAGAACTACCCATAGCTTTAACTCCAAGTGAATGGTATGAAACCCATGGCTGTTACTCAGGGAGCGCCTTTGATAATGATGGGGTATTGACATTAATGTATACTGGTAATGTAAAAGATGAAGAAGGAAATAGAGAGACTTATCAGTGCTTAGCTATAACAGAGGATGGAATAAATTTTGAAAAATTAGGTCCAGTGATTGAAAATCAACCTCAGGGATATACAAGGCATTTTAGAGATCCTAAGGTTTGGAAGAAAGATGGAGTCTGGTATATGGTTATTGGTACTCAGACTGTTGACTTAGCAGGAAGGGTTTTGTTATATAAGTCAAATAATTTAAAACAGTGGCAGCTAGTAGGAGAAGTAGTTGGAAGCCAGCTTGGTGATTTTGGTTATATGTGGGAATGTCCAGATCTATTTGAGTTAGGTGATAAAGATGTTTTGCTTTTTTTACCACAAGGGGTAGAAGCTAAGGATCACCTTTATAATAATATCTACCAAGCAGGATATGTAGTAGGTGAATTGGATTATGAGACTGGAATAATGGAACATGGTGATTTTAAAGAGTTAGATCGGGGCTTTGATTTTTATGCTGCTCAAACTACTATTGATGATAAAGGAAGAAGAATTATGATTGCTTGGATGGGATTACCTGAAGAGGATGAGAATTATGCAGAGAGAGAAAATGCTTGGATTCATTGTATGACCATTCCACGTGTTTTGGAGTTAGGCGAAGATAAGCAATTAATTCAAAAGCCTATTCAAGAGTTAAAAACTTTAAGAGAGAATTATAGAGCTTATAGTAATATATTGATTAATAATCAAGAAATAGAGTTAGAAGGAATATCAGGTGATGTAGTTGAATTGATCGCTGAATTTGAAATTGAAGATATAGAAGAATTTGGTATCAAAGTTAGATGTTCAGCAGAGAATAACGAGGAGACATTAATCAGTTATAATCCTGCAGATAATAAAATATCCCTAGATAGAGATAAATCGGGAGCTGGAGGTAAGGGGATTCGTCAATGTTATCTAGAAGATAATAATAATCTTAAATTACATCTGTTTTTAGATAGATCTTCTTTAGAGTTATTTGTGAATGATGGTAGAGAGGTATTTTCAAGTAGAATCTACCCAAGGAAAGATAGTAGGTCAATTAAATTTTTTGCTATAGGTGGTTCTGTTAATTTGAGAAGGATTGAAAAATGGGATTTAAAGAATAAATAA
- a CDS encoding sucrose-specific PTS transporter subunit IIBC codes for MNYSEVAKQILEAIGGEENIDSAAHCATRLRLVLKDNDKADKSKVEDIKAVKGAFINSGQFQIIIGQGTVNKVYAELTKETGVSEVSTSEAKKEAMKNLNPLQRFARMLSNIFVPIIPAIVASGLLMGLLGMASRFNWVDPSSSLFTLLNMFSNAAFIFLPVIIAFSAAKEFGANPYLAAALGGILIHPALQNAWTMGEGIEKTLDLFGMQIGMVGYQGTVLPILLAVWVMGYIERGLRKVVPNALDIILTPFITILVTGFVSLIAIGPLMRLVGDGISSAILFTYDTAGILAGLIFGGLYSSIVITGMHHSFHAIEAGLLSKYGVNFLLPIWSMANVAQGGAALAVYFKTKNTKMKAIALPAATSCLLGITEAAIFGVNLRLVKPFIAAAIGGALGGAYLVLTKVGMVGLGVTGIPGATIVEAGSLVNYIIGFLIAFGGAFAATWIIGFKEDK; via the coding sequence ATGAATTATAGTGAAGTTGCAAAACAGATTTTAGAAGCTATTGGTGGGGAAGAGAATATTGATAGTGCAGCACATTGTGCTACAAGATTGCGTTTAGTGTTAAAGGATAATGATAAGGCAGATAAAAGCAAAGTGGAGGATATTAAAGCAGTAAAAGGAGCTTTTATTAATTCGGGACAGTTCCAGATTATAATCGGGCAAGGAACAGTTAATAAGGTCTATGCAGAGTTGACTAAAGAAACAGGAGTTTCTGAAGTGAGTACTAGCGAAGCTAAGAAAGAAGCTATGAAGAATTTGAATCCATTACAGCGTTTTGCTAGAATGTTATCAAATATCTTTGTTCCTATTATACCTGCAATTGTAGCTAGTGGATTGTTAATGGGACTATTAGGTATGGCAAGTAGGTTTAATTGGGTTGATCCTAGTAGTTCACTATTCACCCTATTAAATATGTTCTCTAATGCAGCCTTTATCTTTCTACCAGTTATTATTGCTTTCAGTGCTGCTAAAGAATTTGGAGCCAATCCTTATTTGGCAGCAGCTTTAGGTGGTATTTTAATTCACCCTGCATTACAGAATGCTTGGACAATGGGTGAGGGGATAGAAAAGACTTTAGATTTGTTTGGTATGCAAATAGGAATGGTAGGTTACCAAGGTACAGTATTACCTATTTTACTGGCTGTATGGGTAATGGGATATATTGAAAGAGGTTTGAGAAAAGTTGTACCAAATGCTTTAGATATCATTCTAACACCATTTATAACTATTTTAGTTACAGGGTTTGTATCTTTAATTGCAATTGGTCCTCTTATGAGATTAGTAGGAGATGGAATTTCATCAGCTATCTTATTTACCTATGATACTGCTGGTATCTTAGCTGGTCTAATCTTTGGTGGTTTATACTCATCTATAGTAATTACTGGTATGCATCATAGTTTCCATGCAATTGAAGCAGGCTTGTTATCTAAATACGGAGTTAACTTCTTATTACCAATCTGGTCAATGGCTAATGTTGCCCAAGGTGGTGCTGCTTTAGCGGTATATTTCAAAACTAAGAATACAAAGATGAAAGCAATTGCTTTACCAGCAGCTACTTCTTGTTTATTAGGAATTACAGAAGCTGCAATCTTTGGTGTTAACTTAAGATTAGTTAAGCCTTTCATTGCTGCGGCAATCGGTGGTGCTTTAGGTGGTGCTTATCTTGTATTAACCAAGGTTGGAATGGTTGGCTTAGGAGTAACAGGTATTCCAGGAGCTACTATTGTAGAAGCTGGTTCCTTAGTTAACTATATAATCGGGTTCTTAATTGCCTTTGGTGGTGCTTTTGCAGCAACTTGGATTATAGGATTTAAAGAAGATAAATAA
- a CDS encoding LacI family DNA-binding transcriptional regulator, with amino-acid sequence MAITIKEIAKLSGVSKSTVSRVINNAESVSDKARSKVQKVIEETGYIPNSIAKDLKKNSTDSIGIIIPRINTNTISSAVEGISNIMYDNGYSLLLTNTRLDIKEEIKYLELLKEKRVSGILFFATEVTQKHIETLNKINLPIVVLGQDISDMVNFPSVIHDDFNSAKDIVEYLIGYGHQRIAYIGVHEKDVAVGQLRKKGYEEALKNNDLELKEEYIYTKSDFSISSGYEGMKKIVKNSKELPTAVFAVTDSLAIGAIKYLKDSGYKVPEDISVVGIGNSDISSWMTPELTTVDYDHLKSGEEASELLLKYINGDEFEDKLIMDYHIVERNSVKKI; translated from the coding sequence ATGGCTATTACAATTAAAGAGATAGCTAAATTATCTGGTGTTTCTAAATCTACAGTTTCAAGGGTAATTAATAATGCTGAAAGTGTTAGTGATAAAGCTAGGTCTAAAGTTCAGAAGGTTATAGAGGAGACAGGTTATATTCCCAATTCTATAGCAAAGGATTTAAAGAAAAATAGCACTGATAGTATTGGCATTATAATACCTAGGATTAACACAAATACTATCTCTTCAGCAGTAGAAGGAATAAGTAATATTATGTATGATAATGGTTATAGTCTTTTGCTGACCAATACTAGATTAGACATTAAAGAAGAGATTAAATATTTAGAGTTATTAAAAGAGAAGAGGGTAAGTGGAATCTTATTCTTTGCTACTGAGGTTACTCAAAAGCATATTGAAACTTTAAATAAAATTAATCTGCCAATTGTAGTTTTAGGTCAAGATATCAGTGATATGGTTAATTTTCCATCAGTTATCCATGATGATTTTAATTCAGCCAAAGATATAGTTGAGTATTTAATCGGATATGGGCACCAAAGAATTGCTTATATTGGTGTGCATGAAAAGGATGTTGCTGTGGGACAATTGAGAAAAAAAGGCTATGAAGAGGCATTAAAGAATAATGATCTTGAGCTTAAAGAGGAGTATATTTATACAAAAAGTGATTTTTCTATTAGCTCAGGTTACGAAGGTATGAAAAAGATAGTCAAAAATTCTAAAGAATTACCGACAGCTGTATTTGCAGTAACAGATAGTTTGGCTATTGGAGCTATAAAATATCTCAAAGATAGTGGATATAAAGTTCCAGAAGATATATCTGTAGTAGGTATTGGTAATTCTGATATAAGTTCTTGGATGACTCCAGAGTTGACTACAGTTGATTATGATCATCTTAAGTCTGGAGAAGAGGCATCTGAACTTTTATTAAAGTACATTAATGGAGATGAGTTTGAAGACAAATTAATCATGGATTATCATATAGTAGAAAGAAATAGTGTGAAAAAAATATAG
- a CDS encoding aminoimidazole riboside kinase, with the protein MKGIITLGEALIDFIPLDEENINFKKNPGGAPANVAVGLSRLGAKSSFVGKVGDDVLGIFLKETLEEKGVNTESMVLTDEARTGLVFVTLDESGERSFSFYIDPSADTFLSKEDINEDIFKENKILHFGSISLIHEPARTATKYAVKKAQENGMLISYDPNLRLNLWSNEAVAKEGIISMLSEADILKISDEELEFITGEDNVESGVEILKAEYDIPLIYVTFGSKGSYYYYKDQLEFVETMKVETVDTTGAGDAFVSGILYNLNKTEKSIEEFDNGFLNYTSKFASISGALAASQKGAMSALPTLEEVEKILK; encoded by the coding sequence ATGAAAGGCATCATAACTTTAGGAGAGGCGTTAATTGACTTTATACCTTTAGATGAGGAGAATATCAATTTTAAGAAGAACCCAGGGGGGGCTCCTGCTAACGTAGCAGTAGGTCTTAGTAGATTAGGAGCAAAATCTAGTTTTGTAGGTAAAGTAGGTGATGATGTATTAGGTATCTTTTTAAAAGAAACCTTAGAAGAAAAAGGTGTTAATACAGAATCGATGGTTTTAACTGATGAAGCTAGAACAGGGTTAGTGTTTGTTACTTTAGATGAAAGTGGAGAGCGTAGCTTTAGTTTTTATATTGATCCTAGTGCTGATACTTTTTTAAGCAAAGAAGATATAAATGAGGATATCTTTAAAGAGAATAAGATTCTACATTTTGGTTCTATCTCTTTAATTCATGAACCTGCTAGAACTGCGACTAAGTATGCTGTCAAAAAAGCACAAGAGAATGGAATGTTAATCTCTTATGATCCCAATTTGAGATTGAATCTTTGGTCTAATGAAGCTGTAGCAAAAGAAGGTATTATCTCTATGCTATCTGAGGCAGATATTCTTAAAATTTCTGATGAAGAATTAGAATTCATTACTGGAGAAGATAATGTAGAGTCTGGAGTTGAGATATTAAAAGCAGAGTATGATATTCCTTTAATCTATGTGACTTTTGGTAGCAAAGGATCTTATTATTATTATAAAGATCAATTAGAATTTGTAGAAACTATGAAGGTAGAAACAGTAGATACTACAGGAGCAGGAGATGCTTTTGTATCAGGTATTTTATATAATTTAAATAAGACTGAGAAGAGTATAGAAGAATTTGACAATGGCTTTTTAAACTATACTTCTAAATTTGCTAGCATTTCAGGAGCATTAGCAGCTTCTCAAAAGGGAGCTATGTCAGCACTACCTACTTTAGAGGAAGTTGAAAAGATATTGAAATAA
- a CDS encoding ABC transporter permease, with protein sequence MDLNLSQKLTSGKKNVFLKKINNSYYKPEIYAVIGLVLLSIALSIASPYFFTSRNMINLARQVSLNAIIATGMTFVILTGGIDLSVGSIVAFTGTLIAGFIVNTGMSPILATILGLALGTSFGIFNGLVISNTKIPPIIVTLGTMSMARGAALLYTGGSPIAGLSAGFKFIGRGYLGGIPVPVWIMIAVLVVASIILNKTRFGRHVCALGDNEETVRLSGISVKAIKMKIYMITGFMSALAGLILAARLGSGQPLAGEGWELDAIAATVVGGTSIMGGRGTIIGTLIGAFIIGMINNGLNLMNVSPYLQLVVKGAVIVGAVFVRSGVVKRK encoded by the coding sequence ATGGATTTGAATTTGAGCCAGAAATTAACTTCAGGTAAGAAGAATGTTTTCTTGAAAAAAATTAACAATAGTTATTATAAACCAGAGATTTATGCAGTAATTGGTCTAGTTTTATTATCTATTGCCTTATCTATAGCTAGTCCTTATTTTTTTACTTCTAGAAATATGATCAATTTAGCACGCCAAGTTTCTCTTAATGCTATTATTGCTACTGGTATGACTTTCGTAATTTTGACTGGTGGAATTGATCTATCAGTTGGCTCTATTGTAGCTTTTACAGGTACATTAATTGCAGGATTTATTGTTAATACTGGAATGTCACCCATCTTAGCAACTATTTTAGGTTTAGCTTTAGGAACATCTTTTGGTATTTTTAATGGACTAGTAATTTCTAATACTAAGATACCACCAATTATTGTAACCTTAGGTACGATGTCTATGGCTAGAGGTGCTGCTTTATTATATACTGGAGGTAGTCCAATTGCTGGATTGTCAGCTGGATTTAAGTTTATAGGTAGAGGCTATCTAGGAGGGATTCCAGTCCCAGTTTGGATTATGATTGCTGTTTTAGTTGTAGCTAGTATTATATTAAATAAAACTAGATTTGGGCGTCATGTATGTGCTCTTGGCGATAATGAGGAGACAGTTAGACTTTCAGGAATTAGTGTTAAAGCAATTAAAATGAAAATTTATATGATTACAGGTTTCATGTCTGCTCTTGCTGGTTTGATTTTAGCTGCCCGTTTAGGATCTGGTCAACCATTAGCAGGAGAAGGCTGGGAATTAGATGCTATTGCTGCTACAGTAGTTGGAGGTACTAGTATTATGGGAGGTAGAGGTACAATCATTGGTACATTAATTGGTGCCTTTATTATTGGTATGATCAATAATGGTTTGAATTTAATGAATGTCTCTCCATATTTGCAATTAGTAGTAAAGGGAGCAGTTATAGTAGGTGCTGTATTTGTTAGATCTGGAGTTGTAAAAAGAAAATAA
- a CDS encoding sugar ABC transporter ATP-binding protein, with translation MNNILEMKNINKSFFGVQALKDVSLQIHKGEVHCLIGENGAGKSTLMKILSGAYQRDSGEIFFNGKKLDTSSTLQVQKEGISIIYQEFNLASVLTVAENIFMGREPLNKLGMIDKDKMYEDTQKILDKLGVEVSPRAMVNSLSVAEQQFVEIAKALSFGAKLIVMDEPSATLTPKELARLFAVICDLKNKGVSIIYISHHLDELIEIGDRVSVLRDGEHVATDDVDNIDKDQIIRWMVGRDLTNSYPERTVTTGEVVLKIRNLSSEGVLNNINFSLHKGEILGIAGLVGAGRTELVRALYGADPKDTGEVYLNDQLINVESPKDSIEHGIGLLPEDRKQQGVVLGQSIKNNITLAKIDKVTKKLLIDNGKEREEVQRYIDDLGVKTPSQEMLARNLSGGNQQKVVLAKWMFTDSNILIFDEPTRGIDVGAKYEIYELMNRLTEQGKSIIMISSELPEIIGMSDRVLVMHKGRISSIYENKDLNQEKIMKSAAGEVS, from the coding sequence ATGAATAACATTTTAGAAATGAAGAATATAAATAAGTCTTTCTTTGGTGTTCAAGCATTAAAAGATGTTAGTCTTCAAATCCATAAAGGAGAAGTACATTGTTTGATTGGAGAGAATGGAGCGGGGAAATCTACCTTGATGAAGATTCTCTCAGGAGCTTATCAAAGAGATTCAGGGGAGATATTCTTTAATGGGAAAAAATTAGATACTAGTAGTACCTTGCAGGTACAAAAAGAAGGGATTAGTATTATCTACCAAGAGTTTAATTTAGCTTCGGTATTAACTGTAGCTGAAAACATATTTATGGGTAGAGAGCCGCTTAATAAATTAGGAATGATTGATAAAGACAAGATGTATGAAGATACCCAAAAAATATTGGATAAGTTAGGAGTAGAGGTTAGCCCTAGAGCTATGGTCAATAGCTTGAGTGTAGCTGAACAACAATTTGTTGAAATTGCTAAAGCATTATCTTTTGGAGCAAAATTGATTGTAATGGATGAACCTTCAGCAACCTTAACACCTAAAGAACTAGCACGTTTATTTGCTGTGATTTGTGATCTCAAAAATAAAGGAGTGTCTATTATATACATTTCTCATCATCTAGATGAATTAATTGAGATAGGAGATAGAGTAAGTGTTTTGCGCGATGGGGAACATGTAGCTACTGATGATGTAGATAATATTGATAAAGATCAAATCATCCGTTGGATGGTTGGAAGAGATTTGACTAATAGTTATCCTGAACGGACAGTAACGACCGGTGAAGTAGTATTAAAGATTAGAAATCTTTCTAGTGAAGGGGTTTTAAATAATATTAATTTCTCTTTACACAAAGGTGAAATTTTAGGAATTGCTGGTTTAGTAGGGGCTGGTAGAACAGAATTAGTTAGAGCTTTGTATGGTGCTGACCCTAAGGATACTGGAGAAGTTTATCTTAATGATCAATTAATTAATGTTGAATCACCTAAGGATAGTATTGAGCATGGAATTGGTTTATTACCAGAGGATAGAAAACAGCAGGGGGTTGTTTTAGGCCAATCAATCAAAAACAATATAACGTTGGCTAAAATAGATAAGGTTACTAAAAAGTTACTGATTGATAATGGAAAAGAAAGAGAAGAAGTGCAAAGATATATTGATGATTTAGGGGTTAAAACTCCTTCTCAAGAGATGTTAGCTAGAAATTTAAGTGGTGGCAATCAGCAAAAAGTTGTATTAGCTAAGTGGATGTTTACTGATTCAAATATACTAATCTTTGATGAACCAACGAGAGGGATTGATGTTGGGGCTAAGTATGAAATTTATGAATTAATGAATAGATTAACTGAGCAAGGTAAATCAATTATTATGATCTCTTCTGAGCTTCCAGAGATTATTGGAATGAGTGATAGAGTCTTAGTAATGCATAAGGGTAGAATTAGTAGTATTTATGAGAATAAGGATTTAAATCAAGAAAAAATTATGAAGAGTGCTGCAGGGGAGGTAAGTTAA